A genome region from Sphingorhabdus sp. SMR4y includes the following:
- a CDS encoding DUF692 family multinuclear iron-containing protein, with translation MPNSLPPSGGIGLKSVHYSHVLDDKTPAKRPSWVEVHPQNYFGDGGPAHRWLTAIAGVYPLSFHSVGLSLGSAGGLNSDDLEKLAALCDRYQPAMVSDHLSWSGNAHDRYPDLLPIPYTREALDHFAGEIGKVQDRLQRPILIENPSRYLSYRDDSMSETDFIHTLCRQAGCGLLFDINNVEVTATNVGLDMTAYIDAIDPAIVGEIHLAGHATESHDSGPLLIDDHGSIVSDITWDLYRRFISRAGPKPTLIEWDTDIPDYDVLMAEVAKAETILADPLPEEPRHALAR, from the coding sequence ATGCCGAACTCCCTCCCCCCGTCGGGCGGCATTGGTCTCAAGTCGGTCCATTACAGCCATGTGCTGGACGATAAGACGCCAGCGAAACGCCCCTCCTGGGTGGAGGTCCATCCACAGAATTACTTCGGCGATGGCGGACCGGCGCACCGCTGGCTCACCGCCATCGCCGGGGTCTATCCCCTGAGCTTTCACAGCGTCGGCCTGTCGCTCGGCAGCGCCGGCGGGCTGAACAGCGATGACCTGGAAAAGCTGGCCGCGCTCTGCGACCGCTATCAGCCCGCCATGGTCTCCGACCACCTCAGCTGGAGCGGCAATGCCCATGACCGCTACCCCGACCTGCTCCCCATTCCCTATACGCGCGAAGCGCTCGATCATTTTGCCGGCGAGATCGGCAAGGTGCAGGACCGGCTGCAACGCCCGATCCTGATCGAAAATCCGTCGCGCTATCTGTCCTATCGCGATGACAGCATGAGCGAGACCGACTTCATCCACACGCTCTGCCGGCAAGCGGGCTGCGGGCTATTGTTCGACATCAACAATGTCGAGGTGACCGCAACCAATGTCGGGCTGGACATGACCGCCTATATCGACGCGATCGATCCGGCAATCGTCGGCGAAATCCACCTCGCCGGCCATGCCACGGAAAGTCATGACAGCGGACCGCTGCTGATCGACGATCATGGATCGATCGTCAGCGATATCACCTGGGACCTCTACCGCCGCTTCATCTCCCGTGCCGGACCGAAGCCGACGCTGATCGAATGGGACACGGACATTCCGGACTATGATGTGCTGATGGCAGAGGTCGCCAAGGCCGAAACCATATTGGCCGACCCCCTGCCGGAGGAGCCGCGCCATGCCCTCGCTCGCTGA
- a CDS encoding L-serine ammonia-lyase, which translates to MVASTFDLFKIGVGPSSSHTMGPMLAAAIFVERLAEAGKLDSVTRLETLLFGSLALTGKGHATDRAILLGLSGQRPENIEPDAADRLIDQIRSCATIKLHGTREIAFDESTDVIFDQKKRLDFHSNAMRFNAYRADQIVETRVYYSVGGGAILDEEQIGSNNPESGLWDVPHPFCSGADLLRIAEEKSLSIADIMRNNERTEKSDDRISAEIHAIADAMSACIDRGIMQSGILPGGLRVKRRAPLIHARLMERQERALSDPLTILDWVNLWALAVNEENAAGGKVVTAPTNGAAGIIPSVLRFYERFAPKADAAGVETFLLTAAAIGSLFKENASISGAEVGCQGEVGVACSMAAAGLTAAWGGTPLQVENAAEIGMEHNLGLTCDPVGGLVQVPCIERNAVGAVKAIEAARLSILGDGTHRVSLDEVIETMRKTGLDMSERYKETSQGGLAVNLVEC; encoded by the coding sequence ATGGTCGCCAGCACATTTGATCTGTTCAAGATTGGCGTCGGCCCGTCGAGTTCGCACACGATGGGGCCGATGCTGGCGGCTGCCATATTCGTCGAGCGTCTGGCAGAGGCCGGCAAGCTGGATTCGGTTACCCGGCTGGAGACCCTGCTGTTCGGTTCGCTGGCACTGACCGGCAAGGGCCATGCGACCGACCGGGCAATCCTGCTGGGGCTTTCCGGCCAGCGTCCGGAAAATATCGAACCGGATGCTGCGGACCGACTGATCGACCAGATCCGCTCCTGCGCGACAATCAAACTGCACGGCACGCGCGAAATCGCGTTTGACGAGTCGACGGATGTCATTTTCGACCAGAAGAAGCGGCTCGATTTCCACAGCAATGCGATGCGCTTCAATGCCTATCGCGCCGATCAGATCGTCGAAACGCGAGTCTATTATTCCGTGGGTGGCGGCGCGATACTGGACGAGGAGCAGATCGGCAGCAACAATCCGGAAAGCGGATTGTGGGACGTGCCGCATCCCTTTTGTTCGGGAGCGGATCTGCTCAGGATTGCAGAGGAAAAGAGCCTCTCCATTGCCGATATCATGCGCAACAACGAGCGGACGGAAAAATCCGATGACCGGATCAGCGCCGAAATCCACGCCATTGCCGATGCGATGTCGGCCTGTATCGATCGCGGCATCATGCAGAGCGGTATCTTGCCCGGTGGCCTGCGCGTCAAGCGGCGGGCGCCGCTCATCCATGCCCGGCTGATGGAACGGCAGGAACGGGCCTTGTCCGATCCGCTGACCATTCTCGACTGGGTCAATCTCTGGGCGCTGGCGGTCAACGAGGAAAATGCCGCGGGTGGCAAGGTGGTGACCGCGCCGACCAATGGCGCGGCCGGAATCATCCCCTCGGTATTGCGTTTCTATGAACGGTTCGCGCCAAAGGCCGATGCCGCCGGGGTCGAGACATTCCTGCTGACCGCCGCCGCCATCGGATCTCTGTTCAAGGAAAATGCCTCGATATCCGGCGCCGAGGTCGGCTGTCAGGGAGAAGTCGGTGTCGCCTGTTCGATGGCCGCAGCCGGTCTGACCGCAGCCTGGGGCGGGACGCCGCTGCAGGTGGAAAATGCCGCGGAGATCGGCATGGAGCATAATCTCGGCCTGACCTGCGATCCGGTCGGCGGGCTGGTGCAGGTACCCTGTATCGAGCGCAATGCCGTGGGCGCGGTCAAGGCGATCGAGGCGGCCCGCCTCTCGATCCTGGGCGACGGAACGCACCGGGTCAGCCTCGACGAGGTGATCGAAACGATGCGCAAGACAGGTCTCGACATGTCCGAGCGCTACAAGGAAACATCGCAGGGTGGACTCGCCGTCAATTTGGTGGAATGCTGA
- a CDS encoding putative DNA-binding domain-containing protein gives MPSLADSQSRFIACLQKGPAHFPDDLFAEDKARALLGLKAHANTISHARLVALEDCYPRLHEHIGHEDFLGLSRAYVEQQTVMASDLNHIGAGFPEFLEERGYRGAETDLARIEWAWLESYRSADTQPLALTDIATLGEADLLAFPLAAHPAMRLIGLTAPLSPALPELAGMDPDALMIARPEAQVLFHPLTATERAIAEKIPACANIGNLLAYALELGDEATAMQPIIKLIQAGALTPVEGI, from the coding sequence ATGCCCTCGCTCGCTGACAGCCAGTCGCGATTCATCGCCTGCCTGCAAAAAGGCCCGGCGCATTTTCCCGATGACCTGTTCGCCGAGGACAAGGCGCGCGCGCTGCTCGGTCTGAAGGCCCATGCCAACACCATCTCCCACGCCCGGCTGGTGGCGCTGGAAGATTGCTATCCCCGCTTGCACGAGCATATCGGCCATGAAGATTTTCTCGGCCTCTCGCGTGCCTATGTCGAGCAACAGACGGTCATGGCCAGCGATCTCAACCATATTGGCGCCGGCTTTCCCGAATTTCTAGAGGAGCGCGGATATCGCGGCGCGGAAACCGATCTTGCCCGGATCGAATGGGCCTGGCTGGAAAGCTATCGCAGCGCCGATACCCAGCCGCTGGCGCTGACCGATATCGCCACGCTCGGCGAAGCGGACCTGCTAGCCTTTCCCCTGGCCGCCCATCCGGCGATGCGGCTGATCGGACTGACCGCGCCGCTGTCGCCGGCACTGCCCGAACTGGCGGGCATGGACCCCGATGCGCTGATGATCGCCCGGCCGGAAGCGCAGGTCCTGTTCCATCCGCTGACCGCGACCGAACGAGCGATTGCGGAAAAAATTCCCGCGTGCGCAAATATCGGTAACCTTTTGGCCTATGCGCTCGAACTGGGGGATGAAGCCACGGCGATGCAGCCCATTATCAAGCTGATCCAGGCCGGGGCGCTGACACCAGTCGAGGGAATTTGA
- a CDS encoding zinc-binding alcohol dehydrogenase family protein, whose amino-acid sequence MKAVGLTRYLAIENPESLIDVDLDRPVAGGRDILVKVHAIAVNPVDVKVRAPKDDVEETPRVLGWDAAGVVEAIGEDVTLFRPGDAVYYSGDITRQGAYAEYQLVDERIVGRKPTSLGFAEAAAMPLTTITAYEAFFDRLDLDRDGGNRGETLLIIGGAGGVGSIAIQLARAAGLTVIATASREETSQWVRDLGADHVINHREPLRPQVETLGLDFLDHIAIFNDTDGHWDAVTDLIRPQGRIVSIVENERPLDQSLLKTKAAGLVWEFMFTRSMFQTPDMIEQHELLNYVADEIDAGRIRSTVNEVLTPINAENLRKAHAALETRRATGKLVLENFAT is encoded by the coding sequence ATGAAAGCCGTAGGTTTAACCCGCTACCTGGCCATCGAAAATCCGGAATCCCTGATCGATGTCGATCTGGACCGGCCTGTTGCCGGGGGACGAGACATATTGGTCAAGGTTCACGCCATAGCCGTCAACCCGGTCGACGTGAAGGTCCGCGCGCCCAAGGATGATGTCGAAGAAACGCCCCGTGTTCTCGGATGGGATGCCGCCGGCGTCGTGGAGGCGATTGGCGAGGATGTCACATTGTTCCGTCCCGGTGATGCGGTCTACTATTCCGGAGATATTACGCGGCAGGGCGCCTATGCCGAATATCAGCTGGTGGACGAGCGTATCGTCGGGCGCAAGCCGACATCGCTCGGCTTTGCCGAAGCCGCCGCCATGCCGCTGACCACCATCACTGCCTATGAAGCCTTTTTTGACCGGCTCGATCTTGATCGGGACGGCGGTAACCGGGGCGAGACGCTCCTGATCATCGGCGGTGCCGGCGGCGTTGGCTCGATTGCCATCCAGCTGGCCAGGGCGGCTGGTCTCACGGTGATCGCGACCGCGTCCCGCGAAGAGACATCGCAATGGGTGCGCGATCTGGGCGCAGACCATGTCATCAACCACCGCGAACCGCTGCGGCCGCAGGTTGAAACGCTGGGGCTCGATTTTCTCGATCATATCGCGATTTTCAACGATACCGATGGCCATTGGGATGCGGTGACCGACCTGATCCGGCCACAGGGACGCATCGTCAGCATTGTCGAAAATGAAAGGCCGCTGGACCAGTCTCTGCTCAAGACCAAGGCCGCCGGTCTGGTGTGGGAATTCATGTTCACCCGTTCGATGTTCCAGACGCCGGACATGATCGAGCAGCATGAACTGCTCAACTATGTTGCTGACGAAATCGATGCGGGCAGGATCCGTTCGACAGTCAATGAGGTGCTGACGCCGATCAATGCCGAAAATCTGCGCAAGGCCCATGCGGCGCTGGAGACACGCCGTGCTACCGGCAAGCTGGTGCTCGAGAATTTCGCCACCTGA
- a CDS encoding MBL fold metallo-hydrolase: MMMKLGLALVMLTLFGMGAALLFQEPIGKRLFAGAAESAVTRDVIGDLPDGMHVALCGSGSPLPDPTRAGPCSAVIIDGRMFIVDIGGGAVRNLGLMGLNPGATEALLLTHFHSDHIDGMGELMLQRWAGGGHDTPLPVIAPDGVDAIVDGLNAAYAADVRYRIAHHGEATMPAAGAGGAAMPFSFPEGQEQMVVYERDGIRITAFSVAHKPIAPAVGYRFDYKGRSVVFSGDTVKLPAIAQACNGCDLLVHEVLNAEMVGTLATAFEKAGRKRLVKIMADIPDYHTTPVEAAETAQAGKAKMLVFSHIVPALPIGYLDAYFMKGAAAAYDGPLILGEDGMLFSLPANKDSIERDDLL, encoded by the coding sequence ATGATGATGAAGCTGGGTCTGGCGCTGGTGATGCTGACCCTGTTCGGGATGGGAGCGGCGTTGCTGTTTCAGGAGCCGATCGGCAAGCGGCTGTTCGCCGGTGCCGCTGAAAGCGCGGTGACGCGCGATGTTATCGGCGACCTGCCCGACGGCATGCATGTGGCGCTCTGCGGTTCCGGTTCGCCACTGCCCGACCCGACGCGGGCCGGGCCCTGCTCGGCGGTCATCATCGACGGCAGGATGTTCATCGTCGATATCGGTGGCGGCGCGGTGCGCAATCTCGGCCTGATGGGGCTTAATCCGGGCGCGACCGAAGCCCTGTTGCTGACCCATTTCCACAGCGATCATATCGACGGCATGGGCGAATTGATGCTGCAGCGCTGGGCCGGTGGCGGCCATGACACGCCCTTGCCGGTGATCGCGCCGGACGGAGTAGACGCGATCGTCGACGGCCTGAACGCCGCCTATGCGGCCGATGTGCGATATCGTATTGCCCATCATGGCGAAGCGACGATGCCGGCGGCCGGGGCCGGCGGCGCGGCAATGCCCTTCTCTTTCCCCGAAGGGCAGGAGCAGATGGTTGTTTACGAGAGGGACGGCATCAGGATCACGGCCTTTTCCGTGGCGCACAAACCGATTGCGCCTGCCGTCGGCTATCGGTTCGATTACAAGGGCCGCTCGGTGGTCTTCAGCGGTGATACGGTGAAACTGCCTGCGATTGCCCAGGCTTGCAATGGCTGCGACCTGCTGGTTCACGAAGTGCTGAACGCCGAAATGGTCGGTACGCTGGCAACAGCTTTCGAAAAAGCCGGGCGCAAGCGGCTGGTCAAGATCATGGCGGATATCCCGGACTATCACACCACGCCGGTCGAGGCGGCGGAGACGGCGCAGGCGGGCAAAGCGAAGATGCTGGTCTTCTCGCACATCGTGCCGGCACTGCCGATCGGCTATCTCGACGCCTATTTCATGAAGGGCGCCGCGGCTGCCTATGATGGTCCGCTCATATTGGGGGAGGACGGGATGCTGTTCAGCCTTCCCGCCAATAAGGATAGTATCGAACGGGACGATCTTCTCTAA
- a CDS encoding MFS transporter, whose product MSSPTPNAGNAPARISELKLFLFALSSAAVIANGYYIHPLITPVAEEFGVSGATVGLAPAFNQIALALGILLLLPLGDRFNNRTLVTIFVGGQFLAMLAMALSGSFALFVAASSLLGFVTIAPYLLPAYVTKRVAPERIGHVTGIMTAGVTLGILGSRVGGGLLGHYFGWRSAYWVGVASMALLVILLPLIMERRRDEQPGAVLPPRYGELLRSLWPIMKSLPEVPLGGLIQALSFGLFLAIWLAIGLHLPRNGYGVDIVGYLAIIAIINVFGSPFAGRFADRIGAERARIYFCMAQLAGVCILPFAGQNLGLLVIAVIFNTIGGASVDICSRTILFSRAPDIRTRLMTIYIVIMFIGGGISSWLGAATYEYAGWSGISIMAFCYALTIMGLSLWGLRFRQASA is encoded by the coding sequence ATGAGCAGTCCCACCCCAAATGCAGGCAATGCGCCCGCCCGGATCAGCGAGCTCAAGCTTTTCCTGTTCGCGCTGTCTTCGGCGGCGGTGATTGCCAACGGCTATTATATCCATCCGCTGATCACGCCGGTGGCCGAAGAATTCGGGGTCAGCGGCGCGACCGTCGGACTGGCTCCCGCGTTCAACCAGATCGCCCTGGCGCTGGGCATATTGCTGCTGTTGCCGCTCGGCGACCGGTTCAACAACCGCACGCTGGTGACGATCTTTGTCGGCGGGCAATTTCTGGCGATGCTGGCCATGGCCCTGTCCGGCAGCTTCGCGCTTTTCGTCGCCGCCTCGTCCCTGCTCGGCTTTGTCACCATCGCGCCCTATCTGCTGCCGGCCTATGTCACGAAGCGCGTGGCGCCGGAACGCATTGGCCATGTCACCGGGATCATGACCGCCGGCGTGACCCTGGGCATATTGGGCAGCCGGGTCGGCGGCGGCCTGCTCGGCCACTATTTTGGCTGGCGCTCCGCTTACTGGGTCGGTGTGGCGAGCATGGCCCTGCTGGTCATCCTGCTGCCGCTGATCATGGAGCGCAGACGGGACGAGCAGCCCGGTGCCGTGCTGCCGCCGCGCTATGGCGAGCTGCTCCGGTCGCTCTGGCCGATCATGAAGTCACTGCCGGAGGTGCCGCTCGGCGGCCTCATCCAGGCGCTGTCCTTCGGCCTGTTTCTGGCCATCTGGCTGGCGATCGGCCTGCATCTGCCGCGCAACGGCTATGGCGTCGATATCGTCGGCTATCTCGCCATCATCGCCATCATCAATGTCTTCGGTTCTCCCTTTGCCGGCCGCTTCGCCGACCGTATCGGCGCCGAACGCGCGCGCATCTATTTCTGTATGGCGCAGCTGGCCGGTGTCTGCATCCTGCCCTTTGCCGGCCAGAACCTGGGGCTTCTGGTGATCGCGGTCATCTTCAACACAATTGGCGGCGCATCGGTCGATATTTGCAGCCGCACAATATTGTTCAGCCGCGCCCCGGACATCCGGACCCGGCTGATGACCATCTATATCGTGATCATGTTCATCGGCGGCGGCATTTCCAGCTGGCTCGGCGCCGCGACTTATGAATATGCCGGATGGTCGGGGATTTCGATCATGGCCTTCTGCTATGCGCTGACCATCATGGGACTGTCGCTCTGGGGGCTGCGCTTCCGGCAGGCCAGCGCCTAG
- a CDS encoding DUF2282 domain-containing protein has translation MSTLVKTTAAAAALAAAATLSLSATAAQAAGAKEKCYGVALAGKNDCAAGPGTSCAGTSTADYQGDAWKYVAKGSCVKMGGTLAAHKGNAKPVPKKG, from the coding sequence ATGTCTACTCTGGTCAAAACAACCGCCGCAGCCGCCGCCCTCGCCGCCGCCGCCACCCTGTCCCTGTCCGCCACCGCCGCGCAGGCCGCCGGCGCGAAGGAAAAATGCTATGGCGTCGCACTCGCCGGCAAGAATGACTGCGCGGCCGGTCCGGGCACGAGCTGCGCCGGCACTTCGACGGCCGACTATCAGGGCGATGCCTGGAAATATGTCGCCAAGGGCAGCTGCGTCAAAATGGGCGGTACGCTGGCCGCGCACAAGGGCAATGCGAAACCGGTTCCCAAAAAGGGCTGA
- the groES gene encoding co-chaperone GroES has translation MKFRPLHDRVLVRRVEADTKTAGGIIIPDSAQEKPSEGKVVAVGNGLKDDNGKATPLDVKKGDKILFGKWSGTEVTVDGEELIIMKESDILGILEK, from the coding sequence ATGAAATTTCGTCCATTACATGACCGTGTACTGGTGCGTCGCGTCGAAGCGGATACCAAGACTGCTGGCGGCATCATCATTCCGGATAGCGCCCAGGAAAAGCCATCTGAAGGCAAGGTTGTCGCTGTCGGCAATGGCCTGAAAGACGACAATGGCAAAGCCACCCCGCTCGACGTCAAGAAAGGCGACAAGATCCTGTTCGGCAAATGGTCCGGCACGGAAGTCACCGTTGACGGCGAAGAACTGATCATCATGAAGGAAAGCGATATTCTCGGCATTCTCGAGAAATAA
- the groL gene encoding chaperonin GroEL (60 kDa chaperone family; promotes refolding of misfolded polypeptides especially under stressful conditions; forms two stacked rings of heptamers to form a barrel-shaped 14mer; ends can be capped by GroES; misfolded proteins enter the barrel where they are refolded when GroES binds): protein MAAKDVKFGRDARERILKGVNTLADAVKVTLGPKGRNVVLDKSFGAPRITKDGVSVAKEIELKDKFENMGAQMLREVASKTNDVAGDGTTTATVLAQAIVKEGMKSVSAGMNPMDLKRGIDQAVETVVADLKKRSKDVKGSEEIAQVGIISANGDREVGEKIAEAMEKVGKEGVITVEEAKGLDFELDVVEGMQFDRGYLSPYFITNPDKMIADLENPYILIHEKKLTNLQPLLPILEAVVQAGRPLLIIAEDIEGEALATLVVNKLRGGLKIAAVKAPGFGDRRKAMLEDIAILTKGEMISEDLGIKLESVTLNMLGEAKNVTIDKDNTTIVDGAGKKADIKARVEAIRSQIENTTSDYDKEKLQERLAKLAGGVAVIKVGGATEVEVKEKKDRVDDALHATRAAVEEGIVPGGGSALLYATSALKGLEGVNDDQTRGIDIVRKALQAPVRQIAENAGFDGAVVAGKMLDQKSKEFGFNASTDVYEDLVKAGVIDPTKVVRAALQDASSVAGLLITTEAAVAETPSEDKAGGGGMPDMGGMGGGMGGMGF, encoded by the coding sequence ATGGCTGCTAAAGACGTAAAATTTGGCCGCGACGCTCGCGAACGCATCCTCAAGGGTGTGAACACGCTGGCTGACGCCGTAAAAGTAACCCTCGGCCCGAAAGGCCGTAATGTTGTGCTCGACAAGAGCTTTGGCGCACCGCGCATCACCAAGGACGGTGTTTCGGTTGCCAAGGAAATCGAACTGAAAGACAAGTTCGAAAACATGGGCGCACAGATGCTTCGTGAAGTCGCATCGAAAACCAACGATGTTGCTGGCGACGGCACCACCACTGCCACCGTATTGGCTCAGGCGATCGTCAAGGAAGGCATGAAATCCGTGTCGGCCGGCATGAACCCGATGGACCTGAAGCGCGGCATCGACCAGGCGGTTGAAACCGTTGTGGCTGACCTGAAAAAGCGTTCGAAAGACGTCAAGGGCAGCGAAGAGATCGCCCAGGTTGGTATCATCTCCGCCAACGGTGACCGTGAAGTCGGCGAGAAAATCGCCGAAGCCATGGAAAAAGTCGGCAAAGAAGGCGTTATCACGGTTGAAGAAGCCAAGGGCCTCGACTTTGAACTCGACGTTGTTGAAGGCATGCAGTTCGACCGCGGTTACCTGTCGCCTTACTTCATCACCAACCCGGACAAGATGATTGCGGACCTCGAAAATCCCTACATCCTGATCCACGAGAAGAAGCTGACCAACCTGCAGCCACTGCTCCCGATTCTGGAAGCTGTTGTCCAGGCCGGACGTCCGCTTCTGATCATTGCCGAAGACATCGAAGGCGAAGCGCTGGCTACTCTCGTGGTCAACAAGCTGCGTGGTGGCCTGAAGATCGCAGCGGTCAAGGCACCTGGTTTCGGCGACCGTCGCAAGGCGATGCTCGAAGATATCGCGATCCTGACCAAGGGCGAAATGATCTCCGAAGATCTCGGCATCAAGCTGGAAAGCGTCACGCTGAACATGCTCGGTGAAGCCAAGAATGTCACGATCGACAAGGATAACACCACGATCGTTGACGGCGCTGGCAAGAAAGCCGACATCAAGGCACGTGTTGAAGCGATCCGTTCGCAGATCGAAAACACCACCTCCGACTATGACAAAGAGAAGCTGCAGGAACGCCTGGCGAAACTCGCTGGCGGTGTTGCCGTGATCAAGGTCGGTGGTGCTACCGAAGTGGAAGTGAAAGAGAAGAAAGACCGTGTCGACGATGCGCTGCACGCAACCCGTGCTGCCGTTGAAGAAGGCATTGTCCCGGGCGGCGGTTCCGCTCTGCTTTATGCGACTTCGGCGCTCAAAGGTCTTGAAGGCGTCAATGATGACCAGACCCGCGGCATCGACATCGTTCGCAAGGCGCTGCAGGCTCCGGTTCGCCAGATCGCTGAAAATGCGGGCTTTGACGGCGCGGTTGTTGCCGGCAAGATGCTCGACCAGAAGAGCAAGGAATTCGGCTTCAACGCATCGACCGATGTTTATGAAGACCTTGTCAAAGCTGGCGTCATCGATCCGACCAAGGTTGTCCGCGCAGCATTGCAGGACGCATCCTCGGTTGCCGGTCTGCTGATCACCACCGAAGCGGCTGTTGCTGAAACACCATCAGAAGACAAAGCTGGCGGCGGCGGCATGCCCGACATGGGCGGCATGGGCGGCGGCATGGGCGGCATGGGCTTCTAA
- a CDS encoding DoxX family protein — translation MKSMVRKMIRLVSGSLPEGIALLFVRLALAGIFWRSARTKVEEDSWLQVSDTTVLLFREEYGMPWPEITGLLATYAEHFLPILVVLGLFTRIGAAGLLVMTLVIQFFVYPEPWWQVHILWVALAGILIVRGGGLFSVDRLTGHKFG, via the coding sequence ATGAAATCCATGGTCAGGAAGATGATCCGGCTGGTCAGCGGTTCGCTGCCGGAGGGCATCGCCCTGCTGTTCGTCCGCTTGGCGCTCGCCGGCATTTTCTGGCGCTCCGCCCGGACCAAGGTCGAGGAGGACAGCTGGCTGCAGGTGAGCGATACCACGGTTCTGCTGTTTCGCGAGGAATATGGCATGCCCTGGCCGGAAATCACCGGCCTGCTGGCGACCTATGCAGAGCATTTTCTGCCCATCCTGGTGGTGCTCGGCCTGTTTACCCGAATCGGCGCCGCCGGATTGCTGGTAATGACTCTGGTCATCCAGTTTTTCGTCTATCCCGAGCCCTGGTGGCAGGTGCATATTCTCTGGGTGGCGCTGGCCGGCATATTGATCGTGCGGGGTGGCGGCCTGTTTTCGGTCGACCGGCTGACCGGTCACAAGTTCGGCTGA
- a CDS encoding NADP-dependent oxidoreductase has translation MTTNRFWQLNSRPEAQDVSGALSLESEAMPELAEGEVLVKAAYLSMDAGTRMWMTEREDSYQPPLELGTKMVGLVLGHVAASRYDGFAEGDLVRGFGQWADYSVMQPELAGLVRVDDSIDDIKQHFGVLGFNGWTALWGIKETAGVKAGDNVLVSAAAGSTGILACQVAKILGANVYGLAGGSDKCRWLEDNLGITRAIDYKNEDIAAELAKVEGGINAYFDNVGGPILDAVLPNMALYGRIALCGLLAQYEGDGRGRGPEQFDQILMKRLRIEGFFSPDFADQGERLTAELKDWLDQGLIDTPFDVTGGIENVLTAYGKLFSGGNIGKVLVKL, from the coding sequence GTGACCACAAACCGTTTTTGGCAATTGAACAGCCGCCCCGAAGCGCAGGATGTCTCGGGCGCGCTGTCACTGGAAAGCGAAGCGATGCCGGAGCTTGCCGAGGGCGAGGTGCTGGTGAAAGCAGCCTATCTGTCGATGGACGCGGGCACGCGGATGTGGATGACCGAGCGCGAGGACAGCTATCAGCCGCCGCTGGAACTCGGCACGAAGATGGTCGGGCTGGTGCTGGGCCATGTCGCCGCATCCCGGTACGACGGTTTTGCCGAGGGCGATCTGGTGCGCGGCTTCGGCCAATGGGCGGACTATAGCGTGATGCAGCCGGAACTGGCCGGGCTGGTCAGGGTCGATGACAGTATCGATGATATCAAGCAGCATTTCGGAGTGCTCGGCTTCAACGGCTGGACCGCGCTGTGGGGCATCAAGGAAACGGCGGGCGTGAAGGCAGGGGATAATGTACTGGTTTCCGCCGCGGCCGGATCGACCGGCATATTGGCCTGCCAGGTCGCGAAGATATTGGGCGCCAATGTCTATGGTCTGGCCGGAGGCTCCGACAAATGCCGCTGGCTGGAAGACAATCTCGGCATCACCAGGGCGATCGATTACAAGAATGAAGATATCGCTGCCGAGCTGGCCAAGGTCGAAGGCGGGATCAACGCCTATTTTGACAATGTCGGCGGGCCGATACTCGATGCGGTATTGCCCAATATGGCGCTCTACGGCCGGATCGCGCTATGTGGTCTGCTCGCGCAATATGAGGGCGACGGGCGCGGTCGCGGGCCGGAACAGTTCGACCAGATATTGATGAAGCGGCTGCGCATCGAAGGCTTTTTCTCGCCCGATTTTGCCGATCAGGGCGAGCGGCTGACGGCGGAATTGAAAGACTGGCTCGACCAGGGCCTGATCGACACGCCGTTCGACGTGACCGGGGGAATCGAGAATGTCCTGACCGCTTATGGAAAATTGTTCAGCGGCGGCAATATCGGCAAGGTGCTGGTGAAACTCTAG